The nucleotide window ACAGGCGTCCAATCACGTAACTTCCAGCTTAACCTTGCTGGCAGGTCACGAAGGTATATTTTTCTATATTAGAAACCCAGAATAGTCTCTATACTTAGTTTATTACCATATTTTGCTTTCAGATATCATCACCGTGGACGCTGAACTACCAGTCGAGATAAGTGAGTACAATCCCTAAACCAGAAGCATGCCCCCACCCCCCAAGTTGTATGTTTGGCACATTCGTGACCTAAGACATTTTATCAATCAATTGGAACCGCAGCTGTGCATCAGCAGGTCGTTTGCTAACAAATAGCTCAGTGTGACAGGTAAGGAAcatttcagaaaatggtagaggATGGTACAAGTCATCTTATCTTACATAATATCTTGCGATACAAAAGGTACTAAAATGGCTAAAATCCTTTTCTTTCTCTTGAGCGGTTGCTCGATAAGTGTATCTTGCAATACCTGATTCATAATGGGGTGGGATGGGATAGCAAATAAGGTTTCAGTAGTAGaagcatctacatgtagcagGAGTATGCCAAAATgactaatgcaattatgccattttattcatttatagtgGGAAATGGTTTGGGGTTTCAGAATTGtatgcatatccccgaaatATGTTATAAATCgcaatgcaaatagctggaatGTACTGTACTTAGAATGTTCACATTGATAAACATCCGCTGTTTCCGTATTAGATGTGGATCAGATTCCGGCTGAGGTACCTGTCATCGTTCTTGTGGACTCTTCTATCGAGTTCAATGTTCCATTTGATCCAAGGCTGACTAACGCATCATCGGAGGAGTACAAAAGTTCAGCCGAGGAATTTTTATCCCAGGTGAAACTTCTTGTACCGAATTTATTTCTTGACGTAACACTAGTATAGTGAAATGATGCAGCATACATATTTTTGCTGTCTGCTGTTTATTATCATACTTACACATTTTTTATTTGATGAATCAACAGGTAAACCAACTCTACAATGAAACAAAGGGATTCAGGAATGTCAGTGTGGCCAGTTTCGAGtaagttattattgttatcatcaAACCCCTTGCAATAAACTCCAAATCAACATAGAGTGTATTTCAAGACAACGACAAATGACCGaaggataaaaaaaaaaaacattttgaaatcgcAACTATATTGCTGGAGTGGCTAAATTAAAAAGACCGTTTCGTTGACATTTATATTTCAGGCCAGGGATGATGCCGACTACCGTCACTACGTCTTCCGTCTCTACTGATACTACCACTCCGACGTCCGCTACCCCCACCGACACTACGGCTAGCACCGAAACTCCTACAGCGATCACTACGGCTAGCATCACGACTACGGCTAGCACCGCCACAACGGCTAGCACCGACACTACGGCTAGCACCGACACTACGGCGAGCACCGACACTACGGATGGCACCGACACTACGGCGAGCACCGACACTACGGCTAGCACTGACACTACGGCTAGCACCGACACTACGGCTAGCACCGACACTACGGATGGCACCGACACTACGGCTAGCACCGACACTACGGCTAGCACCGACACTACGGCTAGCACCGACACTACGGCTAGCACCGAAACTACGGCTAGCAACGACACAACGGCTAGCACCGACACTACGGCTAGCACCGACACTCCTACATTGGTCACTACGGCTAGCACCGACACTTCAACAGCGGTCACTGCAGCTAGCATCGCGAATACGGCTAGCACTACCACTACGGCTAGCATCGACACTACGGATGGCACCGACACTACGGCTAGCACCGACACTACGGCTAGCACCGACACTACGGCTAGCACTGCCACTACGGATGGCACCGACACTACGGCTAGCACCAACACTACGGCTAGCACCGACACTACGGATGGCACCGACACTACGGCTAGCACCAACACTCCTACATTGGTCACTACGGCTAGCACCGACACTTCAACAGCGGCCACTGCAGCTAGCATCGCGAGTACGGCTAGCACTGCCACTACGGCTAGCACCGACACTACGGATGGCACCGACACTACGGCTAGCACCGACACTACGGCTAGCACCGACACTACGGCTAGCACTGCCACTACGGATGGCACCGACACTACGGCTAGCACCGACACTACGGCTAGCACCGACACTACGGATGGCACCGACACTACGGCTAGCACCGACACTACGGATGGCACCGACACTACGGCTAGCACTGCCACTACGGATGGCACCGACACTACGGCTAGCAACGACACTACGGCTAGCAACGACACTACGGCTAGCACCGACACTACGGCTAGCACCGACACTCCTACATTGGTCACTACGGCTAGCACCGACACTTCAACAGCGGTCAATGCAGCTAGCATCGCGAATACGGCTAGCACTGCCGTTACGGCTAGCACCGACACTACGGATGGCACCGACACTATGGCTAGCACCGACACTACGGCTAGCACCGACGCTACGGCTAGCACCGACACTACGGATGGCACCGACACTATGGCTAGCACCGACACTACGGCTAGCACCGACACTACGGCTAGCACTGCCACTACGGATGGCACAGACACTACGGCTAGCACCGACACTACAGATGGCACCGACACTACGGTGAAACGCAGACGCCGTACATTCGACGCCACTGTAGTTAGATATGTCGTTAACTACGACTACAAAGAACTACAAAAAGCTGGGGGCATTGACGTCGTCATCGATTCCGCTGCAATAGTAGAGGCCATCAAGGATATGACTTTGAACGGCGCAAATGCACTTCAAGGATCTTTCGTTCAACACACAAGTCAGGAAGGTACGAAAAACAAATCCAATGTCGCCGATCATTATATACCCTAATAGCCTTATTAAACATTCATCATTAGCTTTTTTGTACCCCCGTATGCAAGTGCAAACAAATAGTATGTCTTTGAAGTTTCTCACAAAAGGATGCGGGAATAATGTCAACTTTGACCCCTCTTCTACAGATATTGACAAAGATGCCGTCGACCAAGTTCGGGTCTATCTTAACCAGAGTGGTGACGACTTGTGCGAATCCAATGTCATAAAATGTCAACTTGGATACGACTGCTCGTCAAAACaagcaaaatgtatttcaaaatgcgATGACGAAAACTACTGCAAGAACAAGGGACAGTGTGTTCACATACCGGACCAGGACGTTTTCTGCAAGTGCGTACCCTAGTGACAGTTTTTGATCAATCTTTACCATGTGTTGTTGGCAGTTTagtattttttaaagatttatatCTAAAACTGGTAAAATATCGAATAACTTACGTAACGTGATAGTTGTTGTACATCAATATgtatataaatgaataaataacatAACTCGATTGggatttttgttttattcaagacaTTGTCTATAGGAAttaatgatactgtaatttGATCACTATACTATGCATACTCCTGATGAATTGCAGTATCTCTTAGTGAACTTGACATTTGGACAAAGTTAGAATATTTACCATGACTCTTTATTCCCTCTGACTGAATCAATTTATACCTTTAGATGATTTCATTCTTTTGTttctaaatgtttcttttttcttattaGCTGTAATCATGACCCTAAAGGTTTCTACTTGGGAGAGAAGTGCGAGTTCTATGCCTCACAGCCGTTGGTAATTGGTTTGGGGGCCGCAGCTGGGGGGCtcctgttcatcatcatcatcaccctgTCCATCTGTCTGTGTTGCCGACGTAAGAAGAAAAACAGCGATTTTGAGAGGTAAATAAAAACTTATATTTGCAATGAACCAGTGACACCATTTGATAATGGACTTTGTAAGCTTATGTAGTTATTATACAGTTCTGTTTAATATAATTGATGTGAAATGGAGATTAAGTTGACATTTGGACTGTAGTGTGCAATATTTCTTTGTTTACGTTTCTCTCCATATATTTGACATTGTGGCAACCTACATCCcagcatacatgtaaaaatCCGTACTTATCTATACTTATATTCCTAGTTGTGGCATagtttattttctttaatatatttAAGTATTAATTCATTCTTTATATTTCTGTCTAGGCAACGCACCCCCGACCACTCATACTGGACACCTGATGAGAAGGTACCGATGGCGAAACAGACAGACGACGTCCCTGATGAAATGCCTCTGTACAGGTAAGGTGTATTGTCTAGACATTCGTGTATCCTTCCATTTCCTTGCTGAATGATTACAACATGTGACATCACAACTATGAAATCCAATGTATCTTGTAATACGCACTGAAAATGAACAGAGTGAATGTCGcgtttacaaaacttatgtAGTTGCTTGAAAAACTTTTGTATTAAGTATCTCATTGCCTGGATCTCTAACCCTCATCGACATAGAGTGTATTTCAGTTGCCTCGTATTTGTGTACAAGAAATTGTAGTATAACGTATAGCAATATTTGAGTTGCTCTACAGGTTAATATTTTATTGTCTGTCACCTACTAGTCGTATCTAGTGTATTGTGTTTGCAGGGGTCACTGTGTCGACTGCAGCATGGCAAAAATACATAGTTTATTATTCTGATATCATAATGTTAAACCTGCAAATGATTAACTGGCAAGCAGATGAACGTGAGAGTTAAAACAGAAGTTCTTGGCTGGGTAGAAAACAACTAGTATTTTGTTATACGTGTATAATGTGGATTTTGTAACGTTCTTTTCCAGCATGGTGAACAAACGACAGAAGTACTCTGACGACAGTTCTGACTTTGAGAAGAACAACCTGACCAGGGCGTCTCGTCTGTCCAGTCGGGACAACGGTAACCCGTATGCCACGCCCACCAGGGAACGTCCAGCCAATAACAGCTACGGTTATGGAAACCTTCAGACCTTCGGCGGCCGCGACAACCGTGCATTTGATTGGAAGCCGACTGTTAAGAACGTGCCTGTCAATCACGTGAGTACGGCCTTCGAGTTACATGCAACTTTATTTGCTAGGTTTAGATTTTGGTCTTGTGGCAGTGTTAAAAAGATCAATTTTATAATATTTCAGAACACAAGTTTATAAGGTTTGCTGTATGAAATTAATTAATACTTTTGTTGCAATCTAGCGAAGATAAGAGTTACACACTAGAGGCTATTGTATCACAATAAAAAGAGCTAAATTACAAAGTAATTACAAATTACTTACTTTTTAAACTATCACAAGAGGTAAATTGGGCAAATCATGCACACATTGACATGTTGTTTCTATTGATGATTATTATATATGGTTGATGATTATTATGGTAATGTATAATGTACACACATTTGTATGTTATTTCTATTGGATATTATTCATGGTTGATATTTATCATGGTTATGTATAATTTTCACACATTTATATGTTATTTCTATTGATTATCATTCATGGTTGATAAATTAATTATGGTTATGTATAATTTGCATTAtggttttcttttctgttgaaATGGATGGTCACATGGCTTTGTAACGTTAAGAAtatatgaatttaaaaaaaaacatatcataaGCCCTCAGGTTGCTAGTTCAAGCATTGATACTATGTCTTGTCTCTCTGAAGATtgtcaaaaacaaacatgtattgAGATAGAGCGATGTCAAATCTATCTACTTTATTTTCTACGCAGGAGTACAAACTTCCCCGTGCTCGCCTCTCCACCACCAGTACCAACCAGTGGTGATGACCTCACTAGGTCAGTGTTTTATCAACTGACTGTTTGAATGTTTACTAAGAAAACAACTTTATCTTTAGTACCCTTAATAGGTATTAATCGTGATACTACTAAGGAATCAAGACGCCGTAAGCATTGGAATTCATAAACGTAAAACGTAGCCGTCAGTACGTCACTGGTCAATGTAGACATAGTAGATAGACAAAAGAGTACTTCAAGGACATTTCAGCAAGCAAGGCACCAGACTGTTGTGGCTGAACTTTTTGGAATTCACGTCATATTACATCATGGTAGCACAGCTTTTCTAACCGagatgtttgcttgtttgatttGTAGGTCCACAACTGACTGACTGATAAGGAAAGAACCTTTGGCCGGCTGCCCCCTTGCGTGTCCACCAAGAACTGCACATTGAAATCGCTGCTAAATGCATGCTTGGTCGAGATACTCATCCCTTTCGCGCGTTACATAAGAGTAATCCCCAAAACAACATTCTATGTTCTAAATTTATGAACGTATTCCACATTTTGAGTAGTCTATGTCACATATGATAATACAGTTAGGTTCGTTTATACTCTTGCATATAGCAAGACAAATGAACTGTAAAGTCTATTCTACACTGGGCAATAGTAGGCTTTCTTGTGCgcaaaaattatgtgcattgtACATATCGTAATTGTTAGGGAGGGTTGCTTACTTTGAAAAATAGAAATTGTTATGAAGACAACATCGTCAATATAACGTAGACATAGATCATTATGTAACTTTCCTTACTGACTGACAGTTATTTAGTCAATGATGTAGTCATTAGATTTTAaagttttttaaatttttgttttggttAATTCTTGTTCGTAGTTTCATTACAACTTAGACATTTTGTATCTGAACACGGCACACACCAAGGCCCTCAAACACGGAGTTTCAGACTTAATTGTTTTGGAACTCCTTGCTCAAACGTCGGCACATAACAATATGCATGATGTAAGCATGCTTATTTGTGGACTGTatattttcaatcaaaaatattcttggaCAGAGCTGGTGCCTTTTATTAATTAAACactgttgatatatatataattttattGATTCTAAGGAACcgacatgttgtattttgtatcagGTCACGTAACACATAAACGTTGCTTGGGAACTAGGCATGTGAACCGACTGTTGTTTGTCTTCGTCATTGTACTGATAACGTTTGGCAGATTTTACAAAACAGAATAaaactccattaacattaatccaccgggctacataaatccgccattgTGAAAGACAGAGAGATCTCTAATACATAACCCACAGGTAGCCAAGTTTAGATAGACAGGTGTACATTATGATGGCGTGGGGGCggtattatgtaccctggtggaattatgttagtatcTGTTACATTGAGAGGTATAGCAGATTTTAAGGcatttgaaaatgaataaatcttATTTGTAGAAGAGGATCCAAAACGCTTCTCCAGCTTACTCTAGTGTTTCCTTGGACGCACTGAGCAGTAAATTTCAAAATGCAGACGGATTAATGTTGTAGCCAAATGTACAAACACACGTCGTGTTGCCATTATAATGGAATGTGTACCTTTGATCTTGATAACGTTGATTTGGTACCATAGGTCCTTTGCTCTCACCAAGGGAAAAAGCATCTGTTATAAACTTAAAGCATGTGGGCATGATTAAAAGTGATTACACAAAACGATCTCATTTCGCAGAGCTCATCCATTCTGTCAATAGCGATGCAATCCAACAAGAAAATTGATACCTTTTCtgggaaaaaatgaaaatgttcttCTGTACAAGTGATGTCCAGTGGTATTTTTGTTTAGATTGGACACAAATAAGGACTGAGCTATTTATAGAAATCTGAAGTGTTGCGATTAGGTCAAGAACAAACTTTCCCTGGAACTTTGACCAGGATCTCAGGCCACTTTCTAACCGTAAATTTGCCAGACGCGACAATGTTGAACGCAGCGACGACACGACTTCGCGAAAGACTGCAGTCAACTACTCAGAATCTCGAAGAAACATCAACCACAAGGCTTCTTTTGATACATCGGGAGAGGATATATCATTATAGCAAAGGTGTACAAGCCACAACAAGTTACAGACGTGTAAGAGTCTGACTGTCGTGAATATCAGAAGAGCTGGAACAGACATGGATTACAGGGTGATGTCGGTTCTCTTGGTGATCATACTCGGCTTACATGGTGAGCAGTATCCAGTTTTAAATTTTAAGCATCATTTCGTTTTATGTGCTAAGATAACTGTTCGTATACTAAATATAAGATAATTCAAGGACGGCCAAACCAACGTCACCGGTACCTGTATGTTTAGAAATGCATGAAGAGCTCTTCGTCGACTAGTCAACATGTGCTTGGTCACTACGCCTAGCTAATAATTAGCAACCGATGGCGAGACCTACTCTGTTCATATACGTGGATTAGATATCTGAGATAGCCAACAATAAAGGTAAAAGTAAAATAAATCATCAGTTATAGGATGTTTTAAGGAAAAAGAGGTTGGATTGCCTAAATATGTACAGAGAAAACAGACATTAAataaatatttgtgatgatagATGAAAACTAACTGTGTAATGTCTAAAAAGAATTACAATGGTTGTCTATTCAAAGATgcaatacatatatctatatgtagatATAATGTAAATTCCTCACTTTTCTAGCTTTAACAGCAGCCACTACGGCCAGCGCCGTCACTTCTACAGCGACCACCACGCCCAAcgccgtcagttctacagcggccactactcTTAGCGGTGTCAcaactacagcggccactacgcccagcaacgtcacttctacagcggccactacgcccagcaaCGTCAGTTCTACAGCAGCTACTACTCTTAGcgccgtcagttctacagcagCTACTACTCTTAGCGGTGTCAcaactacagcggccactacgcccagcgccgtcagttctacagcagCCACTACTCTTAGCGGTGTCAcaactacagcggccactacgcccagcgccgtcagttctacagcagCCACTACTCTTAGCGGTGTCAcaactacagcggccactacgcccagcaaCGTCACTTCTACAGCGGTCACTACGCCCAGCAACGTCAGTTCTACAGCAGCTACTACTCTTAGCGCCGTCAATtttacagcggccactacgcccagcaccgtcagttctacagcggccactacgcccagcgccgtcagttctacagcggccactactcTTAGCGGTGTCAcaactacagcggccactacgcccagcaaCGTCACTTCTACAGCGGTCACAACTCCCAGCAACGTCAGTTCTACAGCAGCTTCTACTCTTAGcgccgtcagttctacagcggccactacgcccagcaccgtcagttctacagcggccactacgcccagcgccgtcagttctacagcggccactactcTTAGCGGTGTCAcaactacagcggccactacgcccagcaaCGTCACTTCTACAGCGGTCACAACTCCCAGcgccgtcagttctacagcggccactacgcccagcaccgtcagttctacagcggccactacgcccagcaccgtcagttctacagcggccactacgcccagcaaCGTCACTTCTACAGCGGACACTACGCCCAGCAccgtcagttctacagcagCTACTACTCTTAGCGGTGTCGACGTCAcaactacagcggccactacgcccagcgccgtcagttctacagcagCTACTACTCTTAGCGGTGTCAcaactacagcggccactacgcccagcaacgtcacttctacagcggccactactcTTAGCGGTGTCAcaactacagcggccactacgcccagcgccgtcagttctacagcagCTACTACTCTTAGCGGTGTCAcaactacagcggccactacgcccagcgccgtcagttctacagcagCTACTACTCTTAGCGGTGTCAcaactacagcggccactacgcccagcgccgtcagttctacagcagCTACTACTCTTAGCGGTGTCAcaactacagcggccactacgcccagcaccgtcagttctacagcggccactacgcccagcaaCGTCAGTTCTACAGCAGCTACTACTCTTAGcgccgtcagttctacagcggccactacgcccagcaaCGTCAGTTCTACAGCAGCTACTACTCTTAGCGCCGTCAATtttacagcggccactacgcccagcaccgtcagttctacagcggccactacgctcagcgccgtcagttctacagcggccactactcTTAGCGGTGTCAcaactacagcggccactacgcccagcaaCGTCACTTCTACAGCGGTCACAACTCCCAGCAACGTCAGTTCTACAGCAGCTTCTACTCTTAGcgccgtcagttctacagcggccactacgcccagcaccgtcagttctacagcggccactacgcccagcaccgtcagttctacagcggccactacgcccagcaaCGTCACTTCTACAGCGGACACTACGCCCAGCAccgtcagttctacagcagCTACTACTCTTAGCGGTGTCGACGTCAcaactacagcggccactacgcccagcgccgtcagttctacagcagCTACTACTCTTAGTGGTGTCAcaactacagcggccactacgcccagcgccgtcagttctacagcagCTACTACTCTTAGCGGTGTCAcaactacagcggccactacgcccagcgccgtcagttctacagcagCTACTACTCTTAGCGGTGTCAcaactacagcggccactacgcccagcaccgtcagttctacagcggccactacgcctagcgccgtcagttctacagcggccactacgcccagcaccgtcagttctacagcggccactacgtcCAGCAAcgtcagttctacagcggccactacgcccagcaacgtcacttctacagcggccactacgcccagcaccgtcagttctacagcagCTACTACTCTTAGCGGTGTCAcaactacagcggccactacgcccagcgccgtcacttctacagcggccactacgcccggcgccgtcagttctacagcggccactactcTTAGCGCCGTCAGTTCTACAGGGGCTACTACTCTTAGCGGTGTCAcaactacagcggccactacgcccagcaaCGTCACTTCTATAGCAGCCACAACTCTTAGCGCCATTACAACTACAGCGGCCACTTCTCTTAGcgccgtcagttctacagcggccactacgcctaGCGCCgtcacttctacagcggccactacgccaaCCGCCgtcacttctacagcggccactacgcccagcgccgtcacttctacagcggccaaTACGCCAAGcgccgtcagttctacagcggccactacgccaaGCGCCgtcacttctacagcggccactacgcccagcgccgtCACTTCTACAGCAGCCACTACGCCAAGCGCCGTCAGTTCTACAGTGGCCACTACGCCAAGcgccgtcagttctacagcggccactacgccaaGCGCCgtcacttctacagcggccactacgcccagcgccgtCAGTTCTACATCGGCCACTACGCCAACCGCCgtcacttctacagcggccactacgcccagcgccgtcagttctacagcggccactacgcccagcgccgtgacttctacagcggccactacgcccagcgccgtcacttctacagcggccactacgcccagcgccaTCACTTCTACActggccactacgcccagcgcc belongs to Branchiostoma lanceolatum isolate klBraLanc5 chromosome 15, klBraLanc5.hap2, whole genome shotgun sequence and includes:
- the LOC136449346 gene encoding serine-rich adhesin for platelets-like, which produces MPTTVTTSSVSTDTTTPTSATPTDTTASTETPTAITTASITTTASTATTASTDTTASTDTTASTDTTDGTDTTASTDTTASTDTTASTDTTASTDTTDGTDTTASTDTTASTDTTASTDTTASTETTASNDTTASTDTTASTDTPTLVTTASTDTSTAVTAASIANTASTTTTASIDTTDGTDTTASTDTTASTDTTASTATTDGTDTTASTNTTASTDTTDGTDTTASTNTPTLVTTASTDTSTAATAASIASTASTATTASTDTTDGTDTTASTDTTASTDTTASTATTDGTDTTASTDTTASTDTTDGTDTTASTDTTDGTDTTASTATTDGTDTTASNDTTASNDTTASTDTTASTDTPTLVTTASTDTSTAVNAASIANTASTAVTASTDTTDGTDTMASTDTTASTDATASTDTTDGTDTMASTDTTASTDTTASTATTDGTDTTASTDTTDGTDTTVKRRRPLTAATTASAVTSTATTTPNAVSSTAATTLSGVTTTAATTPSNVTSTAATTPSNVSSTAATTLSAVSSTAATTLSGVTTTAATTPSAVSSTAATTLSGVTTTAATTPSAVSSTAATTLSGVTTTAATTPSNVTSTAVTTPSNVSSTAATTLSAVNFTAATTPSTVSSTAATTPSAVSSTAATTLSGVTTTAATTPSNVTSTAVTTPSNVSSTAASTLSAVSSTAATTPSTVSSTAATTPSAVSSTAATTLSGVTTTAATTPSNVTSTAVTTPSAVSSTAATTPSTVSSTAATTPSTVSSTAATTPSNVTSTADTTPSTVSSTAATTLSGVDVTTTAATTPSAVSSTAATTLSGVTTTAATTPSNVTSTAATTLSGVTTTAATTPSAVSSTAATTLSGVTTTAATTPSAVSSTAATTLSGVTTTAATTPSAVSSTAATTLSGVTTTAATTPSTVSSTAATTPSNVSSTAATTLSAVSSTAATTPSNVSSTAATTLSAVNFTAATTPSTVSSTAATTLSAVSSTAATTLSGVTTTAATTPSNVTSTAVTTPSNVSSTAASTLSAVSSTAATTPSTVSSTAATTPSTVSSTAATTPSNVTSTADTTPSTVSSTAATTLSGVDVTTTAATTPSAVSSTAATTLSGVTTTAATTPSAVSSTAATTLSGVTTTAATTPSAVSSTAATTLSGVTTTAATTPSTVSSTAATTPSAVSSTAATTPSTVSSTAATTSSNVSSTAATTPSNVTSTAATTPSTVSSTAATTLSGVTTTAATTPSAVTSTAATTPGAVSSTAATTLSARRHFYSGHYANRRHFYSGHYAQRRHFYSGQYAKRRQFYSGHYAKRRHFYSGHYAQRRHFYSSHYAKRRQFYSGHYAKRRQFYSGHYAKRRHFYSGHYAQRRQFYIGHYANRRHFYSGHYAQRRQFYSGHYAQRRDFYSGHYAQRRHFYSGHYAQRHHFYTGHYAQRRDFYSGHYAQRRHFYSGHYA
- the LOC136421280 gene encoding uncharacterized protein; protein product: MAKQTDDVPDEMPLYSMVNKRQKYSDDSSDFEKNNLTRASRLSSRDNGNPYATPTRERPANNSYGYGNLQTFGGRDNRAFDWKPTVKNVPVNHEYKLPRARLSTTSTNQW